The Pocillopora verrucosa isolate sample1 chromosome 9, ASM3666991v2, whole genome shotgun sequence genome includes the window AGTCTAATTAAGACACAACATAAAGATAAATACACCCTCCCTAcactgaaaaggagaaaatacgAAGATTTCTGTCGATACCCCTATTACAAACAGGtacatgacaggacggaaaacgcgtggactgtaagtacctcccgttgttccatacaaagccttagaaaacttttctaaggctttgtatggaacaacgggaggtacttacagtgcatgcattatccgtcctgtcatgacCATCATTTGGGTGATTCCAAATTATGTAATATCGTATTCCTGCTTAAGAAAGTCAAGAAGGCCATCTTGTTAAAGTACAATATTGGAATTTCTCGGTTGCTAAGTTTACATATAATTATACTTGTGACGAATTTAggttatatattttattttaaaccgCATGTATCCATGCAGCGCCTCtataatgattataatgattATAATGGTATCATATAACTCGCTGACAGGTTGATCATTAATTGGTCGTCTTTGTCTTTAGGTTCTCCTTCATTTCGGCGATGCATCGTCATCGTTAATAGAATGCTTCGCATCTATTGCAGCTTGTTTTATTGCGATCGAAGAAAAGCAAGTACACAacagctttcaaactttttctcATGAGAACTTGTGACGATTTTGGTATTCTAGACAGACAGAAAACATTTGTTAACCTTTTTGTATTAGTtcctgataattttctctaaaacactaaaagaaaattttgaaaaaaaagttgttgaacATGGTTATAATTAAGCTGTCTATGAAAATGCTTCCTTTGCCAGATATATGAAGATTTCAGCGTAGATTTCCTTCTTAACATGATCAGTTCGTGTGGTTGTTTCGATGTGGTGCTAAAGCTGAACAATTAACAGGCGCCACATTGGCTAATAAATGGGTGAAACATTGTTTTATATCTAAAAATGCGTTGCtcgttgaaaaaagaaaagtgagaaaGGAATTGAGAATGACGTGAACGCGACGTGATTTTGGACACTCATGGCCGATACGTGATTCTCGtccctagtggccgatttgtgattttggaccctacTAGCTGATTTGTAATTTTTCACCCTAGTagccgatttgtgattttggacactagtggccgatttgtacACTGGACCCTAGAGGCCGACttgtgattttggacactagtggcctATTCATGATTTTGGACAATAGTGTCCGATTTGTGGTTTTTgaccctagtggccgatgtGGTTTCAGGACCCAGGTGGCCGATTCCGATTGTCCATACTGGTGGCCGATTTATGATTTTGAACCCTAGTGACTGATTTGTTAGTTAAGACACCAGTGGCCAATTagtgattttggaccctagttgccgatttgtgattttggatcCTGGTGGACCGTTTGTGATTTTGAACGCAAAGAGCCAAGCCGATGTGGTTTCAGACCCAGGTGGCTGATTTCCGATTGTCTATAATAGTGgccaatttgtgattttggaccctagtgacCGATTTGTGAGTTTAGACCCTAGAGGCCAATTAGTGACTTTAGACCCTtgtggccgatttgtgattttggatcCTGGTGGaatatttttgattttggacGCTAAATGCCAATTTGTGATATTGAACGCTTGTGGCCGATATGAAACTTTGcaccctagtggccgatttgtgattttggaccctagtggaCGATTTGTGATCTTGGACCCTAGAGGCCAATTTGTGATTTTGAACACTAGCGATCGATTTGGAATTTTGaaccctagtggccgatttggaATTTTAGACCCTACTAGCTAATTTTAACTTTCGAAAACTACTGGCCGATTTATGATTTTGGACCTTAGAGGCCGATTtctgattttggacaccagtggACGATTTGTGAGAGAGCAGAGATCTTCTCATTCATTTTGCCTGTTGGACTAATTCTGattttcaacttcttttctCTGGGATACACTAGCTTTCATATCATTAGAATTCGAAAGGTAAGTACAATATATACTATGCTTATGCTTACAAAGGGCATTGAAAGCCAACCGTCTGTCTGTCTGCGCTTTGCCTATTCAACCGTTTGTCCGACGGCTTACATGACCTACAAAACACCGCAAACAAatctgaattttaaaacaagggCTATTCACATTTTGGTTATTTCAGAGAGCCAGACAAGTGACCTAGCCACAGCAAAGCTCTAACGTGGCTTTGATCTTTGTTAAAATGGCCTCAGTGATGGGTGTGACATGGATTTTTGGGGTTGCTGCGAACCTAAAGGCTCTTTCATGTCTGTGGTACCCGTACGTTGTTCTAAACAGTCTTATAAGTAAGTGCCCTTCAGCGTAACAAAGCTGGTTGGGGCCGGAGAAAGAATGGGACGCTTTCTTCATTGGAATCAACAGAAACAAGTTTTCCAATGTAGCAGTCTCACTGTAATAATTGTTGGTTGATCACATTAAATAGTTCCTATGGCAATGACACTGAAATCTGTCACAAGCAAGAACTACTGGATGGAATAAATACaaagaaatgaacttttttcaacatttaACAAAGTGAAGTGTAAAAAATAGACACAATCGAAATTTCGAGTTGTCTTAAGTTTTAGGGTTAACTACCCCATTATATAACCTAGGAAAATGTATGGATTTGTTTCCAACAAGACTGCTAGGCTTGATGCCACCCCcaaaaaaagtgttgaaatgTCTACCAGATAAAATGTTAATGAATTCAGGAGCAAAACTTGGTCTCGATTAACGTAACGGAGCGAttatttacttcaaaataaGAGTCTGTAAgagtctgcagtctgcagtctgaaCTTTAATATAGTCTGCAATATATTCGGATTTTCATGCATTTCGCAGTGTTCTCCATGGAGTGATTGCCATAAAGCCTTTTTCCTTGGCTACACCATTTAATATGACTTGATTGGCACCAGACCTCTGTGAGGATGAATTACTTAACATGACGTCGTTTCAAGAAATTCTCCTTTTATCAGTTTAATTATTTGCCTTTCTTCGCGTTCTCTTCATTTACCTGTCCTTTGCTAAAACTGGGTATTATttataaaagtaatttaaattaaGTGAGTGCGTAAGCATttgattgttaaaatttttggcGTTACTACTCCGTTTTAGGTCCACATTTAGCATGTTCCACTTCTTGACTGCTCTTACAAAGAATGTTCGATCACctccgtttttcttttttattgtattctaataatattcttatgatcttcCTCATTGGCAGTCGATTTGACAATCAATTCTACAGTAACCCCTTTATTCTCCGTTGTCAATGACAGCTCATCCCTTCTTCCGTCTTGTAAATTATGCGACTGCTCCTGAAATAAAGCTAGGGACTGGATCCTAAGATGTATTGATGAACATGTGATTCTACAGACAACAATTAAATAAATCGGAAACACCagtgaaagaaagggaaaaaaaaataaaacattttaccgGGTAGCGATTTTCTCAGTGAGTATACAATTTCTTTGATTCTTACTTTTCATAATCTCGACTCAAGAAGGCTTGAAAATGGTTAAAACAATTATCTGATGGTTGAGCATCTTTCGAAAAAGGAAGTATTTACACTCACTAAAATAACATTGGAAAAGTCTATGAAAGTTCTATTGAACGACATTTTGCAGTCGCCATAGAATGCAACAGTAAAAATGCAGTCGGAATACTACATTTTTACAGCATTAGTACTGATCTAGTGTTAAAAATCTGGTATAGTACTTGAAAATGCAATGTAAGCTTACCTTTTTTGAATGCAGAgaacaatttcttttccttatatttttttttaagcgacAGAACATTCAAAAGGAAAGTTCAATGCGACTTTATTTTAGCTTTTCAACCATTGAGTTATGCAGGGGAtgattaacctttttttttccaaaccgatATTTAAAATACGTAGTGACTGGTTACCgagttttcatgttttcaatttGTCTGCACCTGGGTCATAGCACTCCAGTTTTCCTAAGGTGTGGtatcctttttcatttccttgccCCGTGTCACCAAATCTTAGCTGTTTGACGGGAAGGTGGGACTTGATGGTAAGAAAACCGCTGTCTTCTCGccaattgttatcatttttatcacagTTACACTTCAGTGATCTGTCATCGGTGACAATGGCGCACGATCTAGTTAAACCACATGCACAGCCACCAGTTTTGAAGTTTGCTCCCCCCCAGTACGTCATTTTTTGGCCGTCACGTGAAACCCACCATGAATATCCACCTTCAATTAATCTGGCGTGAAAACACTCGTATTTGATGAACTGTTGACAGTTATCGGAGGCTTCCGTCAGAGCTTTTAATTGAGATATACTGGCAGATCTGTAATGAACATCAACGGAATATTCACCGCGCTTTTCGTATCCTTTCACCTGCGTTCTGTTTTCACCATCGTGACCGACGACTGTCACTCCAACCCCTTCTTTGTCAGTCATGTTACAGTAAACAGGAAATGGATCCTCACCAAGAACACCGTCAGGATCGATGAAGTAATCACCACTAACGTCGATGATGTTTGCCTTCACTTTAGAGCAGGTTTCAGGGTATTTGACATGAAGGGAGACACTTGTTTGAACTGAGCTGAATGCATCCGTCGCATTGCAAGTGTAGGTACCAGAATGAGATATGTTAGCAGATAAAATGATCAAAGCATTCAAGGAGTCAACAGACGCCCCAgaaggtaaggaaaaagttCCATCGTACACCCATAGGATGGTTGGCTTCAGGTCGCTTGAAGCAGAGCAACGCAGATCTACAGCTTTATACGCCATCACTGTCACATTCGACGGAGGCTTTATGACAAATTTGAGAGCTGAATAAACACGAAGGAGAACTGATGATGACTTGGTACCCCAGGGGTTTGTCGCAGTACACACGTAAAAGCCGTTGTCCTTTGTAGTGATATTTAGTATGGTGAGATTTCCTTCACGAGTAATGGTCCTCGTGCTGGAAAGAATCCCATCAGACCTTTTCCATATGATCCTGTCTGGTTTAGGATTACCTGTCACGTTACACATTACAGTAACGTTCCTACCCTCCACAGTCTCAATTATGTCGGGAACAACTTGCATTGAAGGCGGTCCTAGAACACCAAAATGACAATAAGCCATGGGAATAACGTAAACAATCTCCATCATCGATCAAGACTATCGTTTACTTTATACAAGATCTGATAGTAACCGCCGTTCTGAGCCGGCGACTTTTATGCAGTCAGCTCCAATTTTATGTCAGACCTATTACCAGTCGATCACTATGGCAAGAGGCCAAGAGAGGTCTTCTGCAAGAATTGCTTGTCCATCCCAGTAATTTAAGACCACAAAAGCTATTTAATACCTCATATATAATACCTACGTTGCCTACTGAtaccttaaaaaatttcttagtTACTCAACATACCTTCAGTGCAGTTTTCTCCCAGTAGTCCATTTGCGCAAACACAACGATACCCCTTTCTGGTGAAGCCAGTTTGGCATCGCTTCGTTGATGGGCAAAGCATGCTGGAACAGCGGTTCTGCGACGATATAAAGATATTTATAAAATAAGT containing:
- the LOC136283307 gene encoding contactin-associated protein-like 2, translating into MAYKAVDLRCSASSDLKPTILWVYDGTFSLPSGASVDSLNALIILSANISHSGTYTCNATDAFSSVQTSVSLHVKYPETCSKVKANIIDVSGDYFIDPDGVLGEDPFPVYCNMTDKEGVGVTVVGHDGENRTQVKGYEKRGEYSVDVHYRSASISQLKALTEASDNCQQFIKYECFHARLIEGGYSWWVSRDGQKMTYWGGANFKTGGCACGLTRSCAIVTDDRSLKCNCDKNDNNWREDSGFLTIKSHLPVKQLRFGDTGQGNEKGYHTLGKLECYDPGADKLKT